Proteins encoded by one window of Bacillus sp. DTU_2020_1000418_1_SI_GHA_SEK_038:
- the pilM gene encoding type IV pilus biogenesis protein PilM, with translation MALSLFSRKNRIINIVINDYSIRFVELKQSNPLSVHRWGERFIPFGIVRDGKIIDHDTLETILEECITDWKIQKRSVRFIVPDSFVIIRKANIPVDVKDDEINGYLYLELGTSIHLPFDEPVFDTYIVNKNKDNKEVLIFAAQEENILDYSSLFTNIKLAPVAADISPLSLYRLYDRLGMPAKDERLLMIHFDLNMVNLCIFENQLPLFMHHLMIDFDEDQWTYRTSKIGMQEIEFNGELEELSFQLEDIYKEISKFMDFYRYSINQGKQHVSKILLNGDHPYLDLIEKEIQTRFEIPHQIIHLATEDNLPRSHYLTLGLALKEV, from the coding sequence ATGGCACTTTCCCTTTTTTCGCGAAAAAACCGTATCATTAATATCGTTATTAATGACTATTCGATTCGGTTTGTCGAATTGAAGCAATCGAATCCGCTTAGCGTCCACAGATGGGGAGAGCGGTTTATTCCGTTTGGGATTGTTCGAGACGGGAAAATTATTGATCATGACACTTTAGAAACAATACTTGAAGAGTGTATAACTGATTGGAAAATTCAAAAGCGTTCCGTTCGTTTCATCGTTCCGGATTCATTCGTGATTATCCGTAAGGCTAACATACCTGTGGATGTTAAGGATGATGAAATCAATGGATATTTATATTTGGAACTTGGCACTAGTATACATCTCCCGTTTGATGAACCTGTTTTTGATACGTATATCGTAAATAAAAATAAGGATAACAAGGAAGTATTAATATTTGCTGCGCAGGAAGAAAACATATTAGATTATTCCTCTTTATTTACGAATATAAAATTGGCCCCAGTGGCAGCGGATATCTCTCCACTGTCCCTATACCGGCTTTATGATCGTTTAGGAATGCCTGCGAAGGATGAACGGCTATTAATGATCCATTTTGACTTAAATATGGTCAATCTATGTATCTTTGAAAACCAGCTTCCTCTTTTTATGCATCACTTAATGATTGATTTTGATGAAGATCAATGGACGTATAGAACGAGTAAGATAGGAATGCAGGAGATAGAATTTAATGGAGAATTAGAAGAATTGTCTTTTCAATTGGAAGACATCTATAAAGAGATTAGTAAGTTTATGGACTTCTATCGTTATTCGATTAATCAAGGAAAACAGCATGTGTCTAAAATATTGTTAAATGGCGACCATCCATACCTTGATCTAATCGAAAAAGAAATACAAACGAGGTTTGAAATTCCACATCAAATCATTCATTTAGCAACAGAAGATAATTTGCCTCGATCACATTATCTAACTCTGGGGCTTGCATTGAAAGAGGTGTAA
- a CDS encoding prepilin peptidase, which yields MHFLLIYILIIGVIFGSFYNVIGLRVPKNQSIVAPRSACPKCKHQLKPYELIPVLSYLIQGGKCRQCKTRISPLYPFVELLTGLLFVAAPLILGWSSELFVAWTLISLFMIIFVSDITYMIIPDKVLLFFTGLFLLERIFIPLHPWWDSVLGAAVGFFLLLLIAIISKGGMGGGDIKLFALLGLVVGLKIVLLSFFLATLYGAVFGIIGLLIGKLKRKNPISFGPFIAAGTLTAYFYGDFIIQSYFKLLAS from the coding sequence ATGCACTTTCTTTTAATCTATATTTTAATAATCGGTGTAATATTTGGCTCCTTCTACAACGTCATCGGCCTCCGCGTCCCAAAAAACCAATCCATTGTGGCACCGCGGTCAGCCTGTCCAAAATGCAAACATCAGCTCAAGCCTTATGAACTGATCCCAGTTCTGTCATACCTTATCCAAGGAGGGAAATGCCGCCAATGCAAGACGCGCATTTCTCCTCTTTACCCATTTGTGGAGCTGCTGACAGGACTGCTATTTGTAGCGGCACCATTAATCCTTGGCTGGTCAAGCGAGCTGTTTGTCGCCTGGACATTAATTTCATTATTTATGATTATTTTCGTTTCAGATATCACGTATATGATTATCCCTGATAAAGTACTGCTTTTTTTCACAGGGCTTTTTTTGTTGGAACGGATTTTTATCCCACTTCATCCTTGGTGGGATTCCGTATTGGGAGCGGCTGTCGGATTTTTTCTTCTGCTTTTGATTGCCATTATTAGCAAAGGTGGAATGGGCGGCGGGGATATTAAGCTCTTTGCTTTGTTAGGACTAGTGGTTGGTTTGAAAATCGTTCTGCTATCTTTCTTTCTAGCAACCTTGTACGGGGCGGTTTTTGGTATAATTGGGTTATTGATCGGAAAACTGAAAAGGAAAAATCCAATTTCATTTGGTCCATTTATCGCTGCAGGAACATTGACCGCTTATTTTTATGGTGATTTTATTATCCAAAGTTACTTTAAGTTATTGGCATCTTGA
- a CDS encoding type IV pilin protein, protein MFKMIGKRLKDQRGLTLVELLAVVVILGIIAAIAVPSIGNIMAKSKYDAAKADAVQLLSAGKLFIAANGTPSVSTGYSNGDTDTDKKFKEYIEITDANLSAWTVTITPDGKITIDATSKHQAKGEVSGTKFVGDLNKVNSQQFDKHSNS, encoded by the coding sequence ATGTTTAAGATGATTGGAAAAAGATTGAAGGATCAGCGTGGGTTGACGTTGGTTGAGTTATTGGCAGTTGTAGTTATTTTGGGGATTATTGCGGCGATTGCGGTTCCTAGTATTGGGAATATTATGGCAAAATCAAAGTATGATGCAGCAAAAGCAGATGCTGTTCAATTACTTTCTGCAGGAAAGTTATTTATAGCGGCTAATGGTACTCCTAGTGTTAGCACAGGGTATTCAAATGGTGATACTGATACTGACAAAAAATTCAAAGAATATATAGAAATAACTGATGCAAATCTATCAGCTTGGACAGTGACTATAACACCTGATGGGAAAATTACTATTGATGCAACATCAAAACATCAAGCGAAGGGTGAGGTATCAGGGACTAAATTTGTGGGTGATCTTAATAAGGTTAATTCACAACAATTCGATAAACATTCAAATAGTTAA
- a CDS encoding type IV pilus twitching motility protein PilT, with the protein MKEKIDYLLRAAFELKASDLHLTVGIQPIFRINGDLKKYGKDSLKPEETEGMARAIIPEHMWEQFKDKGELDFSYGIPGVSRFRVNTYHQRSCIAMAIRVVPTRIPTIDELELPDILRKIAAKPQGLVLVTGPTGSGKSTTLASMIQYMNDSMRKHIITLEDPIEYLHKHGNSIIDQREVGFDTRNFANGLRAALRQDPDIILVGEMRDLETIQTAITAAETGHLVLGTLHTSSAPATINRIIDVFPPEQQPQIRIQLASVLVAVISQRLFRREDQAGRKAATEILINNSAVANLIRNEKIHQIVSIMQTSRAQGMHTLESSIKDLIQTGIISKETAEPFLQEILI; encoded by the coding sequence ATGAAGGAAAAAATAGATTATTTATTACGCGCCGCATTTGAATTAAAAGCATCAGATTTGCATTTAACTGTAGGTATTCAGCCAATCTTTAGAATTAATGGCGATCTGAAGAAATACGGGAAAGATTCATTAAAGCCGGAAGAGACTGAAGGTATGGCACGAGCGATTATTCCAGAACATATGTGGGAGCAGTTTAAGGACAAGGGCGAATTGGATTTCTCATATGGGATTCCTGGCGTTTCGAGATTTCGTGTAAATACATATCATCAAAGATCGTGTATTGCGATGGCGATACGGGTTGTTCCTACAAGAATTCCTACGATTGATGAACTTGAATTACCCGATATTTTACGGAAAATTGCTGCAAAGCCACAAGGACTCGTTCTAGTTACAGGTCCGACAGGCAGTGGTAAATCAACAACTCTTGCTTCGATGATCCAGTATATGAATGACTCAATGAGAAAGCATATTATTACACTTGAGGATCCGATTGAGTATTTGCATAAGCATGGGAATTCTATAATTGACCAGCGTGAAGTTGGCTTTGATACAAGGAATTTTGCGAATGGGCTAAGGGCTGCACTTCGTCAGGATCCTGACATTATCTTAGTTGGTGAGATGCGCGATTTGGAAACGATTCAAACTGCGATTACTGCAGCGGAAACAGGACATTTAGTGTTGGGTACATTGCATACATCAAGTGCCCCAGCAACAATTAACCGGATTATCGATGTTTTTCCACCTGAACAGCAGCCACAAATTCGAATTCAGCTTGCTTCTGTTCTTGTTGCGGTTATTTCCCAGCGATTGTTCCGTAGAGAAGATCAGGCAGGGCGTAAAGCGGCAACAGAAATTTTAATTAATAATTCGGCTGTAGCGAATCTTATACGAAATGAAAAGATTCATCAAATTGTCAGCATTATGCAAACATCCCGTGCGCAAGGAATGCATACGCTTGAAAGCAGCATCAAGGATCTTATTCAAACAGGGATAATTTCGAAGGAAACCGCGGAGCCATTTTTACAGGAGATATTGATTTAA
- a CDS encoding fimbrial protein, which translates to MLVEINLLPKKEPRNTSLLLLMGILAFIVLIGIGVTIWLGQGYKGKIETITQQQNVIQELIAAEQAKMMDAESLNSVEELNKAVNWAQDYPIKTVPILRKLTALLPERGFIQTLSYEETGSIVVLVQFDTSREASYYLKNLLDSYWVEEAMILKLATIDLTEKNSNQAEEKKLDLDEQQILPRYFAEYEVMLNRSVLKKEAFNEGGEES; encoded by the coding sequence ATGCTCGTTGAGATTAACTTACTTCCAAAAAAGGAACCGAGAAATACATCTCTTTTATTGTTAATGGGGATACTCGCTTTTATCGTGTTAATCGGCATCGGGGTGACTATTTGGCTTGGACAAGGCTATAAGGGGAAAATAGAAACGATAACACAGCAGCAGAATGTGATACAGGAATTAATTGCTGCGGAACAAGCGAAAATGATGGATGCAGAATCCTTAAATTCTGTTGAAGAACTAAATAAGGCTGTTAATTGGGCTCAGGATTACCCGATTAAAACAGTCCCTATATTAAGAAAATTAACTGCTTTATTGCCTGAAAGGGGATTTATCCAAACCCTTTCTTATGAAGAAACAGGTAGTATTGTTGTACTCGTGCAATTTGATACAAGCCGGGAAGCCTCCTATTATTTAAAAAACTTGCTTGATTCATACTGGGTGGAAGAGGCTATGATTCTTAAACTGGCAACAATCGATTTGACAGAGAAAAACAGCAATCAAGCCGAAGAAAAAAAGCTGGATTTAGACGAGCAGCAAATTCTTCCGCGTTATTTTGCTGAATATGAAGTAATGTTAAATCGGTCTGTCCTAAAAAAAGAGGCTTTCAATGAAGGAGGGGAAGAATCATGA
- a CDS encoding pilus assembly protein PilO has protein sequence MTLLSSKKGKLIGITGIILLILLFTGLYFLYIQPLKTTLANKQRELQTEEQLLSVIENQIKETGTDTFESTEALQKEIPVQPLVEQLLLDIEKAETVSGSLVSNMDFSDSELEEESAEETQETDDEETAEKADEKPSIPMPAGMKKTTVVLTVKSADYFSLEKFIQSLESETRTIIVENLQIYGQDEIISADQEKLAIETEITISAFYMPTLTDLIDQLPKMEVPNTSNKKNPFSMSGNIKTGQVIEIPLK, from the coding sequence ATGACCCTTCTATCATCGAAAAAAGGAAAGCTCATCGGGATAACAGGAATCATCCTATTAATATTACTATTTACCGGGCTCTACTTTTTATATATCCAGCCATTAAAGACCACATTAGCTAATAAGCAAAGGGAATTGCAAACAGAAGAACAATTGCTTTCAGTTATAGAAAATCAAATTAAAGAAACTGGAACTGATACGTTCGAAAGCACAGAAGCCCTCCAAAAGGAAATCCCTGTGCAGCCGTTAGTAGAACAGCTGCTACTTGATATTGAAAAGGCAGAAACTGTGTCAGGGAGTCTTGTTTCAAATATGGATTTTTCTGATAGCGAATTGGAAGAAGAATCAGCTGAAGAAACACAGGAAACAGACGATGAAGAAACAGCAGAAAAGGCCGATGAAAAACCAAGCATTCCAATGCCTGCAGGAATGAAAAAAACAACAGTCGTTCTAACCGTTAAGTCCGCCGATTATTTTAGTTTGGAAAAATTCATACAATCACTTGAATCAGAAACTAGAACTATTATTGTTGAAAATCTGCAAATTTATGGACAGGACGAAATCATTTCTGCAGATCAAGAGAAATTGGCTATTGAGACAGAAATCACCATATCAGCCTTCTACATGCCAACATTAACTGATTTAATTGATCAGCTGCCAAAAATGGAAGTTCCAAATACAAGTAATAAAAAGAACCCGTTTAGTATGTCAGGAAATATCAAAACAGGTCAAGTTATTGAAATTCCACTTAAATAA
- a CDS encoding type II secretion system F family protein, with amino-acid sequence MARFKYSGRDRKGKIEGVINSSSKREAMFKLREDGIRVLEITEVPESMLTKDISIGNPVKLQHFVIYLRQFSTLLKAGVSVVDSTKILSAQTESKALKKALLDIEQDLREGNPLSEAAAKHKKIFTPMFINMVRAGEAGGNMDETLDRLAEHFEKQHNTRQKISSALAYPIVVGIVAIGVVIFLLVSVVPTFVAMFEDFGGELPAITRLVLNSSEIMQRFWWLIVLLFIGFVITIVLLRKNLQTKYYLDYFILRIPIFGKMLQKAVLARMTRTLSSLFTSSVPILQAMTIVERVVDNEVIAKVIRESRTALEKGQSITEPMKKHWAFPPLVTQMIVIGEETGSLDAMLGKVADFYEKEVENSTDRIKSLIEPIMIVFLAGIVGTIVTSIMVPMFDIFNQVG; translated from the coding sequence ATGGCTCGGTTTAAATATTCCGGAAGAGACCGCAAAGGAAAAATAGAAGGTGTTATTAACTCGTCCTCCAAAAGGGAAGCAATGTTTAAGCTGAGGGAGGATGGAATCAGGGTTTTAGAAATTACCGAAGTCCCTGAATCGATGCTTACAAAAGATATTTCCATTGGAAATCCAGTAAAGCTTCAGCATTTTGTCATTTATTTAAGACAGTTTTCAACACTTTTAAAGGCAGGGGTTTCCGTAGTTGATTCTACGAAAATACTATCTGCTCAAACGGAGAGTAAAGCATTGAAAAAAGCCCTGCTTGATATTGAGCAGGACCTCCGTGAAGGAAATCCATTGTCAGAAGCAGCAGCCAAACATAAAAAAATCTTTACGCCCATGTTTATTAATATGGTCCGCGCTGGTGAAGCTGGCGGTAATATGGATGAAACGCTCGACAGACTTGCGGAACATTTTGAAAAACAGCATAATACAAGGCAGAAGATTTCATCTGCGCTCGCTTACCCGATTGTTGTTGGTATTGTAGCTATAGGGGTTGTTATTTTCCTATTAGTATCAGTTGTCCCTACATTTGTTGCCATGTTTGAAGATTTTGGCGGGGAGCTGCCTGCAATAACGAGATTAGTTTTAAATTCAAGTGAGATTATGCAGAGGTTTTGGTGGTTAATTGTTTTACTTTTTATAGGGTTTGTCATAACGATTGTTTTATTGCGGAAAAACCTTCAAACGAAATATTATTTAGACTACTTTATTTTGAGAATTCCTATTTTCGGAAAGATGCTTCAAAAGGCAGTATTGGCAAGGATGACAAGAACATTAAGCTCGTTATTTACTAGTTCTGTTCCCATTTTACAGGCAATGACAATCGTTGAAAGGGTAGTAGATAATGAAGTGATCGCTAAAGTTATACGCGAGTCTAGAACCGCTCTTGAAAAGGGACAATCTATTACAGAGCCAATGAAAAAGCACTGGGCCTTTCCTCCCTTGGTAACACAAATGATTGTCATCGGAGAAGAAACAGGTTCCCTTGATGCTATGCTAGGGAAAGTAGCTGATTTCTATGAAAAAGAGGTAGAAAACAGTACAGATAGAATCAAGTCTCTTATCGAACCGATAATGATTGTATTTCTTGCTGGCATTGTCGGAACGATTGTGACATCTATTATGGTGCCGATGTTTGATATATTTAATCAGGTAGGGTAA